In Cryptomeria japonica chromosome 10, Sugi_1.0, whole genome shotgun sequence, a genomic segment contains:
- the LOC131076843 gene encoding probable polygalacturonase At1g80170 — MNVFTVAIVLVLLSVDSCLATHIIYPDGRTAAYYERRKQNYQGHSVNFNVMEYGAVGDGSRDDNLAFFNTWKAACRAPYNAMVVVPSGYNFLLSPITFSGPCKSHISVHIAGKIVAPKSPSAWNRNDRTLWIQFLGVSGLTIDGGGIIDGKGYIWWSKSCKVNDNYPCVQAPTAVSIVKCTNVMVANLQFWNSQQMHLALIYSSEIQVMGIKIRAPKQSPNTDGIHLQGAKNVQISNCDIGTGDDCISIVSGSSNVDIQKITCGPGHGISIGSLGKDGEEAQVEKIDVHNIVFTGTNNGARIKTWQGGSGYARDVVFEDITVQNVENPIVIDQYYCDSPSPCGNQNSAVKIEDVTFKNIKGTSSMSKAVSLMCSRAVPCKGIVMRDIDIKSVMTSHTKSECINAFGFASGDIYPANCLNRY, encoded by the exons ATG AATGTGTTTACAGTTGCAATTGTTCTGGTTCTTCTTTCTGTGGATTCATGCTTGGCTACCCACATAATTTATCCTGATGGAAGAACAGCAGCATACTACGAGAGGAGGAAGCAAAATTATCAGGGCCATTCAGTGAATTTCAATGTTATGGAATATGGAGCAGTTGGTGATGGTTCACGTGATGATAATCTT GCCTTCTTCAACACATGGAAAGCAGCATGCAGAGCACCTTATAATGCAATGGTAGTGGTGCCAAGCGGATACAATTTTTTATTGAGTCCCATCACATTTTCAGGCCCTTGCAAATCTCACATTTCAGTCCAT ATTGCAGGGAAAATAGTGGCTCCAAAGTCACCATCTGCCTGGAATAGGAATGACAGGACTCTATGGATTCAATTCTTAGGCGTCTCAGGCCTCACTATAGATGGTGGAGGCATAATAGATGGCAAAGGCTATATATGGTGGTCCAAATCTTGTAAAGTGAACGACAATTAT CCTTGCGTGCAAGCACCCACG GCAGTGTCTATAGTGAAATGCACAAATGTTATGGTGGCAAACTTGCAATTTTGGAATAGTCAACAAATGCACCTTGCATTAATCTACTCCTCAGAAATCCAAGTCATGGGAATAAAGATAAGAGCTCCTAAGCAGAGCCCTAACACAGATGGAATTCATCTCCAAGGAGCCAAGAATGTCCAAATAAGTAACTGTGACATTGGAACAG GGGATGATTGTATCTCCATTGTATCTGGATCCTCCAATGTTGATATTCAAAAGATAACATGCGGACCAGGCCATGGCATCAG CATTGGGAGCCTAGGAAAAGATGGGGAAGAAGCACAAGTGGAAAAAATCGATGTGCATAACATTGTATTTACTGGAACAAATAATGGAGCAAGAATCAAGACTTGGCAG GGAGGCTCTGGGTATGCGAGAGATGTTGTGTTTGAAGACATAACGGTTCAAAATGTTGAAAATCCCATAGTTATAGATCAGTATTATTGTGATTCCCCTTCACCTTGTGGAAATCAG AATTCTGCAGTGAAAATAGAAGATGTGACCTTCAAAAACATTAAAGGCACGTCCTCAATGTCCAAGGCTGTAAGTTTAATGTGCAGCAGGGCTGTGCCCTGCAAAGGAATTGTAATGAGAGATATTGATATAAAATCAGTCATGACTTCCCACACAAAGTCAGAGTGCATTAATGCTTTTGGCTTTGCTTCTGGAGATATCTATCCAGCTAACTGCCTTAACAGGTATTGA